From Cercospora beticola chromosome 6, complete sequence, a single genomic window includes:
- a CDS encoding uncharacterized protein (BUSCO:EOG09263Z8I) gives MATVNGDVSFDTIPDAVEAFARGEFILVMDSTDRENEGDLIIAAEDFTPAKAAFLIRYSSGYICAPILPALAARLELPQMVTHNLDPNRTAYTITIDAAEGVTTGISAQDRSLTCRRLADAAVQKDWFRRPGHIVPLQAREGGVRVRAGHTEAAVDFCRLAGKEPVGVIAEMVEDGEDVLGKAEMSGGFGMMRRDGCLAFARRHGLKVVTIEDLIKYLESGDATKAKQ, from the exons ATGGCGACCGTCAATGGCGATGTCAGCTTCGACACTATCCCCGACGCCGTAGAAGCATTCG CACGCGGGGAATTCATTCTAGTAATGGACTCCACCGACCGCGAAAACGAAGGCGACCTGATCATCGCCGCCGAAGACTTCACTCCCGCCAAAGCCGCCTTCCTGATCCGCTACTCGTCAGGCTACATCTGCGCTCCCATCCTCCCCGCCCTCGCCGCACGTCTCGAGCTCCCGCAGATGGTCACGCATAATCTCGATCCCAATCGAACAGCCTACACAATCACGATAGATGCTGCAGAGGGCGTGACGACAGGTATCAGTGCGCAAGATCGTAGCTTGACATGTCGGAGGTtggcagatgctgctgtaCAGAAAGATTGGTTTCGGAGACCGGGGCATATCGTACCTTTGCAGGCGCGTGAGGGTGGTGTCAGAGTTCGTGCGGGCCACACTGAAGCGGCGGTGGATTTCTGTAGATTGGCTGGGAAGGAGCCAGTTGGCGTGATTGCGGAAATGGTGGAGGACGGGGAGGATGTGCTTGGGAAAGCGGAGATGTCGGGCGGTTTCGGCATGATGCGAAGAGATGGATGTTTGGCATTTGCGAGACGTCACGGACTGAAAGTTGTCACGATTGAGGATCTGATCAAGTATTTGGAGAGTGGAGATGCGACCAAGGCAAAGCAATGA
- a CDS encoding uncharacterized protein (BUSCO:EOG092632WW) gives MASGVKAEGGAVGGESINTEIVTLSRYLSEEQSKHKEATGDFTLLCHALQFSFKSIAYYIRRASLINLSGLAGSSNTTGDDQKKLDVIGNDVFIAAMRSSGRVRVLVSEEEEEAIIFDNNPHARYAIACDPIDGSSNLDAGVSVGTIFGIYRLEEGAKGTKEDLLRPGTDLVAAGFTMYGASAQLVLTMKGGAVNGFTMDNALGEFILTHPNMQMPKRRAIYSCNEGNSKYWGEPVKEWVESLKNAEKPYSARYIGSMVADAYRTLLYGGIFAYPADKKSPKGKLRILYECGPMAMVFEQAGGQAVDSNMRRMLTVVPEHIHDRSGIFLGSYDEVQKVIDIHKKHGSWGDLALRTFVNVSPSPQWANRQIEPFLGLPFGTYLRSPPPTRPRRLTAPLDSSQDSIWQRLQVLAYMEAEQRCSEQEQSGFLSKLPYDVRVIIYEMVLGGQVFHCYAQNAKSRITHYVCNRPEQIEEEGSQHKCSDAFYDQRPSVTRRSAMSGLLAPLLTCRKMYSEAVPILYGSNTFVFSQNFAAFGLLKLKLPQQRLPCFRRFRLHMRIPRHPDLNNRANRDWADLWRFFGTDMTGLQSLYLEIQMLQPTEAQIEETPDDQASSWLKPVVVMAVEAQRARGCQVEIEIRGVKHRPAQIYVELAGSFPDAAETEIMDQSCAVFHQRIRTSLG, from the exons ATGGCATCTGGCGTGAAAGCTGAAGGAGGAGCTGTTGGCGGCGAGAGCATCAACACCGAGATTGTGACACTCTCGCGATACTTGAGTGAGGAGCAGTCAAAACACAAGGAAGCAACAGGAGACTTTAC GCTGCTGTGCCACGCACTGCAATTCTCCTTCAAGTCGATAGCATATTACATCCGACGAGCCTCGTTGATCAACCTTTCCGGACTTGCGGGATCCTCGAACACAACCGGCGATGACCAGAAAAAGCTTGATGTGATTGGCAACGATGTGTTCATCGCAGCAATGCGTTCGAGCGGCCGTGTCCGTGTCCTGGtctcagaagaagaggaggaagctaTCATCTTTGACAACAACCCTCATGCACGCTACGCTATTGCCTGCGATCCCATCGATGGCAGTAGCAACTTGGATGCTGGTGTGTCAGTGGGCACAATCTTCGGCATCTACAGACTCGAGGAGGGTGCAAAGGGCACGAAAGAGGACCTGCTCCGGCCAGGTACCGATCTCGTTGCAGCTGGGTTCACCATGTACGGTGCATCGGCTCAGCTTGTGCTCACCATGAAGGGCGGTGCTGTCAATGGCTTCACCATGGATAATGCCCTCGGCGAGTTCATCCTTACACACCCGAACATGCAGATGCCCAAGCGAAGAGCAATCTACAGCTGTAACGAGGGTAACAGCAAATACTGGGGAGAGCCAGTCAAGGAGTGGGTGGAGAGCCTGAAGAACGCCGAGAAGCCATATTCTGCAAGATACATCGGATCCATGGTGGCCGATGCCTACCGGACACTGCTGTACGGAGGCATCTTCGCCTACCCAGCCGACAAGAAGTCGCCGAAGGGCAAGCTCCGAATTCTGTACGAGTGCGGTCCCATGGCCATGGTTTTCGAGCAAG CTGGTGGTCAAGCCGTGGACAGCAACATGCGCCGGATGTTGACTGTCGTGCCTGAACACATCCACGACCGAAGCGGTATTTTCTTGGGCAGTTACGATGAGGTGCAAAAGGTCATTGATATCCACAAGAAGCATG GCTCATGGGGCGACCTTGCCCTGCGCACTTTCGTGAACGTCAGCCCTTCGCCGCAGTGGGCGAATAGACAGATTGAGCCGTTCCTGGGACTTCCGTTTGGAACATACTTGCGTTCTCCGCCACCGACTAGACCGAGGCGGTTGACGGCGCCGCTCGATTCATCCCAGGACAGTATCTGGCAGAGACTGCAGGTCTTGGCGTATATGGAAGCGGAACAGCGATGCAGTGAGCAAGAACAGTCCGGATTCCTGTCAAAGTTGCCGTACGATGTGAGAGTCATCATCTATGAGATGGTGCTCGGAGGCCAAGTCTTCCACTGCTATGCCCAGAATGCGAAGAGTCGCATCACTCATTATGTATGCAACCGGCCGGAGCagatcgaagaggaaggctcCCAGCACAAATGCTCCGACGCCTTCTACGACCAGCGTCCCTCAGTCACGAGAAGGAGTGCTATGTCAGGACTCCTCGCTCCGCTTTTGACCTGCCGTAAAATGTACTCAGAAGCCGTTCCTATCCTCTACGGCAGCAACACCTTCGTGTTCAGTCAAAATTTCGCAGCTTTCGGCCTCTTGAAGCTCAAGCTCCCTCAGCAAAGACTGCCTTGCTTTCGCCGATTTCGTTTGCACATGCGCATCCCAAGGCATCCGGACCTCAACAATCGAGCGAATCGCGACTGGGCAGACTTGTGGAGATTCTTTGGGACAGACATGACAGGTCTGCAGTCTTTGTACCTTGAGATACAAATGCTTCAGCCGACAGAGGCGCAGATTGAGGAGACACCGGACGATCAGGCGTCGAGTTGGCTCAAGCCGGTCGTTGTCATGGCTGTTGAAGCGCAACGGGCTCGTGGCTGTCAGGTTGAGATCGAGATTCGAGGCGTTAAACATCGTCCGGCACAGATATACGTGGAACTTGCGGGAAGTTTCCCAGATGCCGCCGAAACAGAAATCATGGACCAGAGTTGTGCTGTTTTCCACCAACGCATCAGAACGTCTCTGGGCTGA